Proteins from a genomic interval of Pseudomonas paeninsulae:
- a CDS encoding glutathione S-transferase family protein, with product MQTSTAMSDAMHAECRYLEELLDGQAYLAGERPSAAEPIVFPEIRLVPRAMERKPEIMTALDFDRLADRYPRLAAWEERVGVDKTPGDQREARE from the coding sequence ATGCAGACGTCGACTGCCATGAGTGATGCCATGCACGCGGAGTGCCGCTACCTGGAAGAGTTGCTCGACGGTCAAGCCTACCTTGCGGGGGAACGGCCAAGCGCGGCCGAGCCCATCGTTTTTCCCGAGATTCGTCTTGTACCGCGGGCCATGGAGCGCAAACCGGAGATCATGACGGCGCTGGACTTTGATCGCCTCGCCGACCGTTACCCGCGCCTGGCGGCATGGGAGGAACGCGTCGGGGTGGACAAGACCCCTGGTGACCAGCGGGAGGCAAGAGAATGA
- a CDS encoding MFS transporter, translating into MTSLGRTTFWIMVGGSLILALSLGTRHGFGLFLPPMSAEFGWGREVFAFSIALQNLVWGLAQPFTGALADRLGAKRTIIVGGVLYAVGLVLMGLADSPGSLSLSAGLLIGLGLSGTSFSVILGAIGRAVPVEKRSMAMGIASAAGSFGQFAMLPGTLGLIGWLGWSTALLVLGLLVALIVPLASMIKDHPLPVLGHEQTLREAVREACGHSGFWLLSLGFFVCGFQVVFIGVHLPAYLVDQHLPALVGTTVLALIGLFNVFGTYFSGWLGGRMSKPRLLSALYLARAVVIAAFVMAPLTTWSAYAFGIAMGLLWLSTVPLTNGTVATMFGVRNLSMLGGIVYLFHQIGAFLGGWLGGYMYDKTGNYDLVWQISILLSLLAAALNWPVREQPVARLQDAGVEA; encoded by the coding sequence ATGACGTCGTTAGGACGGACTACGTTTTGGATCATGGTGGGCGGGTCGTTGATCCTCGCCCTGTCGTTGGGCACTCGGCACGGCTTCGGCCTGTTCTTGCCGCCGATGAGTGCCGAGTTCGGCTGGGGTCGCGAGGTGTTTGCGTTCTCCATCGCCCTGCAAAACCTGGTCTGGGGCCTGGCTCAGCCCTTTACCGGTGCGCTGGCCGACCGCCTGGGGGCCAAGCGCACGATCATCGTCGGTGGCGTGCTGTATGCCGTTGGCCTGGTTTTGATGGGCCTGGCGGACTCGCCCGGGTCGCTGTCGCTGAGCGCCGGTCTGCTGATCGGCCTGGGCCTGTCCGGCACGTCGTTCTCGGTAATTCTCGGCGCGATCGGTCGCGCCGTGCCGGTGGAGAAGCGCAGCATGGCCATGGGCATCGCCAGTGCGGCGGGCTCGTTCGGTCAGTTCGCCATGTTGCCGGGCACCCTGGGTCTGATTGGCTGGCTTGGCTGGTCGACGGCGTTGTTGGTGCTGGGCCTGCTGGTTGCCTTGATCGTGCCGCTGGCGAGCATGATCAAGGATCACCCGCTGCCGGTGCTAGGCCATGAGCAGACCCTGCGTGAGGCGGTGCGTGAGGCCTGTGGCCACTCCGGGTTCTGGTTGCTGTCGCTGGGTTTTTTCGTCTGTGGCTTTCAGGTGGTGTTCATCGGCGTGCATCTACCGGCTTATCTGGTCGATCAGCACCTGCCGGCGCTGGTCGGCACCACGGTGTTGGCACTGATCGGCTTGTTCAATGTGTTCGGGACCTACTTTTCCGGTTGGCTCGGTGGACGCATGTCCAAGCCGCGTTTGCTCAGCGCCCTGTATCTGGCGCGGGCGGTGGTGATTGCAGCCTTCGTCATGGCCCCGCTGACCACCTGGAGCGCCTATGCCTTTGGTATCGCAATGGGCCTGCTGTGGTTGTCCACGGTGCCCTTGACCAACGGCACGGTGGCGACCATGTTTGGCGTGCGCAACTTGTCGATGCTCGGCGGCATCGTCTACCTGTTCCATCAGATCGGTGCCTTTCTCGGAGGCTGGTTAGGCGGCTATATGTACGATAAAACCGGCAATTATGACCTGGTTTGGCAGATATCCATTCTCCTCAGTCTGCTGGCCGCAGCGCTGAATTGGCCTGTGCGCGAGCAGCCGGTGGCGCGTCTGCAAGACGCTGGAGTCGAAGCTTGA
- a CDS encoding CehA/McbA family metallohydrolase has protein sequence MTLIAKVIILSSILGAAAQSHASVSITHGKTIIPAGTALSDKDLTIKNDKLAFSLALGTPPPWGVARGCIIDMANVKADGSLSNDRVAFADFIPNNWSSWPNTYQKLEIVKDSPEEAVVKVTRDFGKAVISTEYSLKSGSDRIHVKTTMTNQGEDLTDLESGFTLWPEGGYKFAVPGYAGEEEASVDKPIADRFVGYDEDWAIALHAPYFTELKYKSRDLYLKHSLKKSQSVSFEGEYQVLGSGDIAPVVKAEIERKHLDAGSLSGSVKTQDGKTVEAPAVVVLKDGVPYIWAIGKDGTYNLDLPVGDYQVYATAKGYSESKRHAIRIENKNALSLSFDDLLAPGEVSIQVTDAQSKSPLDAKIQIESGNKPLIEFLGAKTFFTEMDEIGRARFTLAPGDYQLKVSAGANFVSKPVLVDARIAPNETTEVIGQVPISTYPTQHGWYAGDLHHHSDVLEGSTPPQYLVLSQLAAGLNVTFVSDHDSTKNHAAIKALSDKRGVPFVPSVEFSPSWGHFNPFPVAIGAKLSVDPGVDDIHALLKDMRRMGATVVASNHPYIPYGYMSSLEKNSVPGSFDPSIDLIEVNAVVDYQKAVEKARQLWSEGLPYYYTAGSDTHDVWNETTGLDRMFVYTGSKPDANAFAQAMKNGRAYVSFGPLIYPQNVMFGDTLKLAKDQPQSLSFDLLSVNGLKSVQLIGKQGVIREQALSGEKASVQFEVPQESGWVALVVEDSQENKAFSNPVWLKLVEQKQF, from the coding sequence ATGACATTGATCGCAAAGGTAATTATTCTCTCATCGATACTTGGCGCGGCCGCCCAGAGCCATGCGAGCGTCTCCATCACTCACGGCAAGACCATTATTCCAGCGGGCACCGCGCTGTCCGACAAAGACCTGACCATCAAAAACGACAAGCTGGCGTTCTCGCTGGCATTGGGCACGCCACCGCCATGGGGCGTGGCCCGCGGCTGCATCATCGATATGGCGAACGTCAAAGCCGACGGCTCGCTGAGCAACGACCGGGTAGCCTTCGCCGACTTCATTCCCAATAACTGGTCGAGTTGGCCGAACACCTATCAGAAGCTCGAGATTGTCAAAGACAGCCCCGAGGAAGCCGTGGTCAAAGTCACGCGCGACTTCGGCAAAGCGGTGATCAGCACCGAATACAGCCTCAAGTCGGGCTCCGATCGCATCCATGTCAAAACCACCATGACCAACCAAGGCGAAGACCTGACCGATCTGGAATCGGGCTTTACCCTGTGGCCCGAAGGTGGCTACAAATTCGCGGTACCGGGCTATGCGGGCGAGGAAGAGGCGAGTGTCGACAAGCCGATAGCCGATCGCTTCGTCGGCTACGACGAAGACTGGGCAATCGCCCTGCACGCGCCCTACTTTACCGAGCTGAAATACAAATCCCGCGACCTGTACCTCAAGCACAGCCTGAAAAAATCGCAGTCGGTCTCGTTCGAAGGCGAATATCAGGTACTTGGCAGCGGCGATATCGCGCCGGTGGTAAAGGCGGAAATCGAACGCAAACACCTGGACGCGGGTTCGCTGTCCGGCAGCGTGAAAACCCAAGATGGAAAAACCGTCGAGGCGCCGGCGGTCGTGGTCTTGAAGGACGGCGTGCCCTACATCTGGGCAATCGGCAAGGACGGCACGTACAACCTCGACCTGCCTGTCGGCGACTATCAAGTCTATGCAACAGCCAAGGGTTATTCCGAAAGCAAGAGGCATGCTATTCGCATCGAGAACAAGAACGCCCTGAGCCTATCGTTCGACGATCTTCTCGCCCCCGGCGAGGTGAGCATTCAGGTGACGGACGCCCAGAGCAAGTCGCCGCTGGACGCGAAAATCCAGATCGAAAGCGGCAACAAGCCACTGATCGAGTTTCTCGGCGCCAAGACCTTCTTCACCGAAATGGACGAAATCGGCCGAGCGCGCTTTACCCTCGCCCCCGGCGACTATCAGCTCAAAGTCTCGGCCGGCGCCAACTTCGTGTCCAAGCCGGTGCTGGTGGACGCGCGCATCGCGCCGAACGAGACCACCGAAGTGATCGGCCAAGTACCAATCAGCACTTACCCGACCCAGCACGGCTGGTACGCCGGTGATCTGCACCATCACTCCGATGTGCTGGAGGGCTCGACTCCTCCGCAGTACTTGGTTCTTTCGCAGTTGGCCGCTGGCCTCAACGTCACCTTCGTCAGCGACCACGACTCGACGAAAAACCACGCCGCGATCAAGGCGCTGTCGGACAAACGCGGCGTGCCCTTCGTTCCGTCCGTCGAGTTTTCGCCGTCCTGGGGACACTTCAACCCCTTCCCCGTGGCGATCGGCGCAAAACTCTCCGTCGATCCCGGCGTCGACGACATCCACGCCCTGCTCAAGGACATGCGCCGTATGGGCGCGACAGTGGTCGCCTCCAACCACCCTTACATCCCGTACGGCTATATGAGCAGCCTGGAGAAGAACAGCGTGCCCGGCAGCTTCGATCCGTCTATCGACCTGATCGAGGTCAACGCGGTGGTCGACTACCAAAAGGCAGTCGAAAAGGCCCGCCAACTCTGGTCTGAGGGCCTGCCGTATTACTACACCGCCGGCTCCGACACGCATGATGTGTGGAACGAAACCACCGGCCTGGACCGGATGTTCGTATACACCGGCAGCAAACCCGACGCCAATGCCTTCGCCCAGGCGATGAAGAACGGCCGCGCCTACGTTTCCTTTGGCCCACTCATCTATCCGCAGAACGTGATGTTCGGCGACACCTTGAAACTGGCGAAAGATCAGCCGCAGAGCCTCAGCTTCGACCTGCTCTCGGTCAATGGCCTGAAGTCCGTGCAGTTGATCGGCAAGCAGGGCGTGATCCGCGAACAGGCACTCTCCGGCGAGAAAGCCTCGGTGCAGTTCGAGGTGCCCCAGGAGTCCGGCTGGGTCGCGCTGGTGGTCGAGGACAGCCAAGAGAACAAGGCGTTCAGCAATCCCGTATGGCTGAAGTTGGTCGAGCAAAAGCAGTTCTGA
- a CDS encoding lipase secretion chaperone, translating to MPLPIRSIASLAVLASLAAALTLYWQWPEPVVAQTDSASLVQSVAPIIASPLPRQPAPTAVEQAAPAAVLPSMSGTEVDGELKTDSAGNLQLDLALRDYFDYFLSAVDQNGLDSSVEVLLADAGGRLQEPALGQLIGLLGDYLDYKRASLALMQQPLNAQQQAQPQAQLAVLQQAFDSMAQLRRSHFSPGAVEALFGAEEAYARYTLDSLNLLARDDLSEQGKAAAQQGLREQLPAAMRASEERQSQALAQQAQSERLWREGASEEQVRQSLALSYDPSTVERLLLEQRNERDWQQRYTSYREQLTRLHSNGLSPADQQHEQQRLRQRLFNAADQHRVDTYDAIAAKQQDSEPAEL from the coding sequence ATGCCCTTGCCCATCCGTTCCATCGCCTCGCTGGCCGTGTTGGCCAGCCTTGCTGCGGCCCTGACCCTTTATTGGCAATGGCCGGAGCCGGTGGTGGCCCAGACCGATTCAGCCAGCCTGGTTCAATCTGTCGCTCCAATCATTGCCAGCCCCTTGCCGCGTCAGCCGGCGCCCACTGCAGTCGAACAGGCCGCGCCAGCGGCGGTGCTGCCGAGTATGAGCGGTACCGAGGTCGACGGTGAATTGAAGACCGACAGCGCCGGTAATCTGCAGCTCGATTTGGCGCTGCGTGACTATTTCGATTATTTCCTCAGCGCTGTCGACCAGAACGGGCTTGATAGCTCGGTCGAGGTATTGCTGGCTGACGCTGGCGGACGCTTGCAGGAGCCCGCGTTGGGCCAGTTGATCGGTCTGCTGGGTGATTATCTGGATTACAAACGCGCGAGCCTGGCGCTCATGCAGCAGCCGCTGAACGCACAACAGCAAGCCCAGCCGCAAGCGCAGCTCGCGGTATTGCAGCAGGCCTTCGACAGCATGGCTCAGCTACGCCGCAGCCACTTTTCACCGGGAGCGGTCGAGGCCTTGTTTGGAGCCGAAGAGGCCTATGCACGCTATACCCTTGACAGCCTGAACCTACTTGCTCGCGACGATTTGAGCGAACAGGGCAAGGCCGCTGCGCAGCAGGGCTTGCGCGAACAATTGCCTGCCGCCATGCGCGCCAGTGAGGAGCGCCAGAGCCAAGCCCTGGCGCAGCAGGCACAAAGCGAACGGCTGTGGCGTGAGGGGGCGAGCGAGGAACAGGTGCGCCAGTCATTGGCTTTGTCCTATGATCCGTCGACTGTCGAGCGTCTGCTGCTTGAGCAGCGCAACGAGCGCGACTGGCAGCAGCGCTACACGTCTTATCGCGAGCAACTGACCCGGTTGCACAGCAATGGCCTGAGTCCGGCGGACCAGCAGCATGAACAGCAGCGTTTGCGCCAGCGCTTGTTCAACGCCGCCGATCAACACCGAGTCGACACCTATGATGCGATTGCCGCCAAACAGCAGGACAGCGAACCTGCCGAGCTTTAA
- a CDS encoding hybrid sensor histidine kinase/response regulator, whose amino-acid sequence MNLEQEERLLLAQQRRGYRRLCFVPELEQGFVEHRVQRIGRRLLLIVSTAIVFQLIYAALDLLLMPLAVSLSVEPLRGLGILGVLAAFVYCRRPQSPPRAVLFAYIGAYALNGACVAVIIHLCWAQGVDMPYDGLFLILLFGYVLLGVSFRAVSLAAWGFCLLFLALGLLLVEPGSLWAYQGQFLICANLIGSVGAYLQEHGQRGAWLNLRLLDLARQRAEADDARKLRLLAAASHDLRQPLNAMGLYAQHLLEQSREPDIQRVSARLATSVEQLSRMLQSLLDYTRLTLPGGVQAKLEVFALRPLLERLSGETRREAELQGVALDLQCADLWVRSDPLLLERVLRNLLNNALRHAQARRVTLSVEEDADSVLLQVADDGRGLSPAEQAQIFEEFRQLDNPGRNAERGLGLGLAIVQQLATLLEHPLQLNSTPGQGACFGLRLPRATVGEWQPAKPVGAALHGRVLLVEDDAAGRVALSGLLQRWGCEVWSCADLQAALECLAEATPQLLISDYRLAANEDGLRAIERLREEAGCMLPALLISADISPALQERCMPAHVTLLGKPLLPARLRQALAVLLPVAAAPESAVPGATQT is encoded by the coding sequence ATGAACCTGGAGCAGGAAGAACGCCTGCTGCTGGCACAACAGCGCCGTGGCTACCGGCGGTTGTGCTTTGTCCCTGAGCTGGAACAGGGCTTTGTCGAGCACCGGGTGCAGCGCATCGGCCGCCGCTTATTGTTGATTGTCAGCACCGCAATTGTCTTCCAGCTGATCTACGCCGCTCTCGACCTGCTGCTGATGCCGCTGGCGGTGAGCTTGTCGGTGGAGCCCTTGCGGGGGCTGGGCATCCTTGGGGTGCTGGCTGCTTTCGTCTACTGCCGGCGCCCGCAGAGTCCGCCGCGCGCGGTGTTATTCGCCTACATCGGCGCCTACGCGCTGAACGGCGCTTGCGTGGCGGTGATCATTCACCTGTGCTGGGCCCAAGGTGTGGACATGCCCTACGATGGGCTGTTCCTGATCCTGTTGTTCGGCTATGTGCTGCTCGGTGTCTCGTTCCGCGCCGTGAGCCTGGCCGCCTGGGGCTTCTGCCTGCTGTTCCTGGCGCTTGGCCTGTTGTTGGTCGAACCGGGCAGCCTGTGGGCCTATCAGGGCCAGTTCCTGATTTGCGCCAACCTGATCGGCAGCGTCGGCGCCTACCTGCAGGAGCACGGTCAGCGCGGTGCCTGGCTCAACCTGCGCCTGCTCGATCTGGCCCGCCAGCGCGCCGAAGCGGATGACGCGCGCAAGCTGCGCCTGCTCGCCGCCGCCAGCCATGATCTACGCCAGCCGCTCAACGCCATGGGGCTGTATGCCCAGCACCTGCTCGAGCAGAGCCGGGAGCCGGATATTCAGCGGGTCAGTGCGCGCCTGGCGACCTCGGTGGAACAGCTCAGCCGCATGCTGCAATCCCTGCTGGACTACACCCGCCTGACCTTGCCCGGCGGGGTGCAGGCCAAGCTTGAAGTGTTCGCCTTGCGGCCTCTGCTCGAACGCTTGAGTGGCGAAACCCGCCGCGAAGCCGAATTGCAGGGGGTCGCGCTGGACCTGCAATGCGCGGATTTATGGGTGCGCAGTGACCCGCTGCTGCTCGAACGGGTGCTGCGCAATCTGCTCAACAATGCCCTGCGCCATGCCCAGGCGCGGCGCGTGACGCTTAGCGTCGAGGAGGATGCTGACAGCGTGCTGCTGCAAGTCGCCGACGACGGCCGGGGTCTCAGCCCGGCGGAGCAGGCCCAGATCTTCGAGGAGTTCCGTCAACTGGACAACCCCGGGCGCAATGCCGAGCGCGGCCTGGGCCTCGGCTTGGCCATCGTCCAGCAACTGGCTACGCTACTGGAGCACCCGTTGCAGCTGAATTCCACTCCGGGGCAGGGCGCCTGCTTCGGTTTGCGCCTGCCGCGCGCCACGGTGGGTGAGTGGCAGCCAGCCAAACCGGTCGGCGCAGCACTGCATGGGCGGGTCTTGCTGGTGGAGGACGATGCCGCCGGGCGCGTGGCATTGTCCGGGCTGTTGCAGCGCTGGGGCTGCGAGGTCTGGTCCTGCGCCGATCTGCAGGCGGCGCTGGAATGCCTGGCAGAAGCGACGCCGCAGTTGTTGATCAGCGATTACCGCCTGGCCGCCAATGAAGATGGTCTGCGCGCCATCGAGCGCTTGCGCGAAGAAGCCGGATGCATGTTGCCAGCCTTGCTGATCAGCGCCGATATCAGCCCCGCGTTGCAGGAGCGCTGCATGCCCGCACACGTGACCCTGCTCGGCAAACCCCTGTTGCCGGCGCGTTTACGTCAGGCTTTGGCGGTGCTGTTGCCGGTTGCCGCCGCGCCTGAATCAGCGGTGCCTGGCGCAACGCAGACCTAG
- a CDS encoding response regulator transcription factor — MTTLCTALPKQLRLLLVDDHRIFLDGLSLALAPLCPDLHLHTAQNAAEAEACLSQHDFDLILLDLRLPDVAGLELLQRWQQQGRMTPVAILSASDSNLDAQAALGAGALGFIPKSANSDDLRQAVTRVLLGETLPAPGAGEKPQLTPRQLQILLLLADGLPNKAISRQLGISEDTIKTHLKTLFQELDVHTRTACVSAARQRGWL, encoded by the coding sequence ATGACCACACTCTGTACTGCCTTACCCAAACAACTCCGCCTGTTGCTGGTGGATGACCACCGGATATTTCTCGACGGCCTCAGCCTGGCCCTCGCCCCGCTTTGCCCAGACCTGCACTTACATACCGCGCAGAACGCTGCAGAAGCCGAGGCGTGCCTGAGTCAGCACGATTTCGATTTGATTCTGCTGGATTTGCGCCTGCCGGACGTCGCCGGCCTCGAATTGCTGCAGCGCTGGCAGCAGCAAGGGCGCATGACCCCAGTGGCAATTCTCAGTGCCAGCGACTCCAACCTGGATGCTCAGGCGGCGCTGGGCGCTGGCGCCCTGGGTTTTATCCCGAAAAGCGCCAACAGCGACGATCTACGCCAAGCGGTGACCCGCGTATTACTTGGGGAAACCCTGCCGGCGCCGGGAGCCGGCGAAAAACCCCAACTCACACCCCGCCAATTACAGATTCTCCTGTTGCTGGCCGACGGCTTGCCAAACAAGGCCATCAGCAGGCAACTGGGCATATCCGAAGACACCATAAAAACCCATCTGAAGACTCTGTTTCAGGAACTCGACGTACACACCCGCACCGCCTGTGTCAGCGCTGCGCGCCAGCGTGGCTGGTTATAG
- a CDS encoding lipase family alpha/beta hydrolase, with protein MRRAITTTLAALALAGAVEAQAGYTQTKYPIVLVHGVTGFDTIGGLVNYFHTIPWNLERDGAKVYVASVAAFNDSEQRGAELARQIVPWASANGGKVNLIGHSQGSPTSRVAASLRPDLVASVTSINGVNKGSKVADVVRGIVPPNGAIEGGANAIAIALGAVINLLSGSSNPQNGLAALETLTTPGTAALNSRHPWGVNNASYCAKSTEVHNVRGYNIRYFSWTGNSSYTNIFDAVDPFLAITGLAFGSEKNDGLVGVCASYLGEVLGDSYHMNHVDAINHLFGIRGWTEPVSLYRQHANRLKNKGV; from the coding sequence ATGCGTCGAGCAATCACTACAACCCTGGCCGCTCTGGCCCTGGCCGGAGCCGTCGAGGCCCAGGCCGGTTACACCCAGACCAAATACCCGATCGTGCTGGTGCACGGCGTTACCGGTTTCGACACCATCGGTGGCCTGGTCAATTACTTCCATACCATTCCCTGGAACCTCGAGCGCGACGGCGCCAAGGTGTATGTCGCCAGCGTCGCGGCATTCAACGACAGCGAGCAGCGTGGTGCCGAACTGGCCCGGCAGATCGTGCCCTGGGCCAGTGCCAATGGCGGCAAGGTCAACCTGATCGGCCACAGCCAGGGCTCGCCGACTTCCCGTGTGGCCGCGTCCTTGCGCCCCGATCTGGTGGCCTCGGTGACCTCGATCAATGGCGTCAACAAGGGCTCGAAAGTTGCCGACGTGGTCCGTGGGATCGTTCCGCCGAACGGCGCCATCGAAGGCGGTGCCAATGCCATTGCCATCGCGCTGGGGGCGGTGATCAACCTATTGTCCGGCAGCAGCAATCCGCAGAACGGCCTGGCCGCCCTGGAAACCCTGACCACACCGGGCACCGCAGCGCTAAACAGCCGTCATCCGTGGGGGGTGAACAACGCCAGCTACTGCGCCAAATCCACCGAAGTGCACAATGTGCGCGGCTACAACATCCGCTACTTCTCCTGGACCGGAAATTCGTCCTACACCAACATCTTCGACGCGGTCGACCCGTTCCTGGCCATCACCGGTCTGGCCTTCGGTAGCGAGAAAAACGACGGCCTGGTCGGCGTCTGTGCTTCTTACCTGGGCGAGGTGCTCGGCGACAGCTACCACATGAACCACGTCGATGCGATCAACCACCTGTTCGGCATCCGCGGCTGGACCGAGCCGGTCTCGCTGTATCGCCAGCATGCCAACCGCCTGAAGAACAAAGGCGTCTGA
- a CDS encoding OmpP1/FadL family transporter, with translation MKKSALKTSLALAMAAVSSHGLAGGFALNEQSVSSMGSAFAGRSSSAEDASTVFGNPAGMSRLKREQVSGGVALIYARTDIDDASGSFSGSNDGDMVPLVGAPMGYYVKPLDDHWTFGLGMYVPFGLITDYEDNFQGRYYGDRSEVRVVTLQPTLSYRFNDQLSIGFGPTINRIDGELTSALRNPLPGAGDGEVKIKGDDLALGYNAGVLFELSAQTRFGLTYHSKVEYTLKGETEVAGPGFVIGSSAGTYDASLELTTPESVDLSITHELNADWTLYAGSTWTRWSQLEEIRVDNQGVGGLLAGNLTTITEEQNWHDTWAHAVGAAYKLNPQWTLRAGLAVDQSPTNNADRSPRIPTGDRTILSLGAGWSPNDEMTIDLAYSYLMEDDTEINHVSATKGAYRSTYKNTAHGLGAQVTYRF, from the coding sequence GTGAAGAAAAGCGCTCTCAAAACCAGCCTGGCCCTCGCCATGGCCGCAGTGTCCAGCCATGGCCTGGCCGGCGGCTTCGCCCTCAACGAACAAAGCGTCAGCAGCATGGGCAGCGCCTTTGCTGGCCGTTCGTCGTCTGCCGAAGATGCCAGCACCGTCTTCGGTAACCCCGCAGGCATGTCGCGCCTGAAGCGCGAGCAAGTCAGCGGCGGCGTTGCGTTGATCTATGCCCGAACCGATATCGACGACGCCAGCGGCAGTTTTTCCGGCAGCAACGACGGCGATATGGTGCCGTTGGTTGGCGCGCCCATGGGCTATTACGTCAAACCGCTGGACGATCACTGGACCTTCGGCCTCGGCATGTACGTGCCCTTCGGCTTGATCACCGATTACGAAGACAACTTCCAGGGCCGCTATTACGGTGACCGCAGCGAAGTGCGCGTGGTGACCCTGCAACCGACCCTCAGCTATCGCTTCAACGATCAGTTGTCGATCGGCTTTGGCCCGACCATCAACCGCATCGACGGCGAACTGACCTCGGCCTTGCGCAACCCGCTGCCGGGTGCCGGCGACGGCGAGGTGAAGATCAAGGGCGACGACCTGGCGCTGGGCTATAACGCCGGCGTTCTGTTTGAGCTGAGCGCCCAGACCCGCTTCGGCCTGACCTATCACTCCAAGGTCGAATACACCCTCAAGGGCGAGACAGAAGTGGCAGGTCCCGGCTTTGTGATCGGCTCATCGGCGGGTACCTACGACGCCTCGCTGGAGCTGACCACCCCCGAGTCCGTGGATCTCTCCATCACCCATGAGCTCAACGCCGACTGGACGTTGTACGCCGGCAGCACCTGGACCCGCTGGAGCCAGCTGGAAGAGATTCGCGTCGACAACCAGGGCGTCGGCGGTTTGCTCGCCGGCAACCTCACCACCATCACCGAAGAGCAGAATTGGCATGACACCTGGGCCCATGCCGTGGGCGCGGCTTATAAGCTGAACCCGCAATGGACGCTACGCGCCGGCTTGGCCGTCGACCAGTCGCCGACCAACAATGCCGACCGATCGCCACGCATTCCCACGGGCGACCGCACCATCCTCAGCCTGGGCGCCGGCTGGAGCCCGAACGACGAGATGACCATCGATCTGGCCTATTCCTACCTGATGGAGGACGACACCGAAATCAACCATGTCAGCGCGACTAAAGGGGCTTACCGCTCCACGTACAAAAACACCGCCCATGGTTTGGGCGCACAAGTGACCTACCGCTTCTAA
- a CDS encoding SRPBCC family protein encodes MPKKIEQEWLGTRLSWHLEAHDGHSTIHFEHLGRNPSLHCYGICLAGWDLFLVDSLKAYLDTGVGKPFRAG; translated from the coding sequence ATGCCCAAGAAGATCGAACAGGAGTGGCTGGGCACCAGGCTCAGTTGGCACCTCGAAGCCCACGACGGGCACAGCACCATTCATTTCGAACACCTGGGGCGGAACCCCAGCTTGCACTGTTACGGCATCTGCCTGGCTGGCTGGGATCTATTTCTTGTCGACAGCCTCAAGGCCTATCTCGACACGGGTGTCGGCAAGCCTTTTCGGGCGGGGTAA